A window of Amaranthus tricolor cultivar Red isolate AtriRed21 chromosome 8, ASM2621246v1, whole genome shotgun sequence genomic DNA:
TAATTTTAACATTCGTTAgcataaatttataaaataatgagTGAGATGTTAACAATAAATGatagtttttggaaaaattacctaataaatctaatattttcatgattttcctataataatcccaccttttgattaaccatgaataatttcaacttttgagaTATTTTCTTAGGGTAAACCCAGTAATCggatgacttgttatagcaagttttattttttaaaaaaaataaattaaaataaaatatcaaaaaaaagataaaaaagttgttaaaaaaattctgatttttttaatattcaaaattttttatataaattttcaaaatttttctcaaattttacattaagtttagtttacttttttttggtaaattactcACTATAGTAGGTCATCGTGTTACTCGAGTTTCCTCTAAGGAAATACccctaaaattgagattattcatggttaattaataggtgaaattattgtaggaaaattgtgaaaatgttggattattctaggtaatttttcctagttTTTTCGGATCTCAAGACATTGTTTAAAGTGGAAATCGACCTTAATAAGCCAACTTATTATCTATCTGCTGCAAAAAATTcaccttaaattatttttgaataatttaatcTGTTGCATGTCTTTGATGAAAAATGTACCAATCTAAACGAAAACCCATGTTTTTAAACATTATTTGGTTAAGttataataaaacatataaggTTTTCCATTGATTAAaatatggtttttttttaataataactgATTCATTAATAAAGATTCATATGACATCTATATGAAAGATAAAAATGAGCAAATACTTAACaactttaacaaaaaataatttaaaattaacaaaactacgatCGTTGTGTATGAGATCTGATAATTCTGAATATCCTCTTCTACATCGCTGTTTGATACAGCCTTCTACGAGGGGGTTTTTCGATCTGTTGTAGTTTTGAGATAGAATCGAATTTGATGTGGTTGATGGTAATTGGAATTTTAGTGTTGTTGTATTATCGCATTAATCTCTACCAACAAATCAACTAGACACCAAAATTCATAACCCTAAATTCTCACGAGGAGAGAGAttaaaacccaatatatgggTAGAATCAACCCAATGAATGGGTAGAACAATTCTTCTGTACGGAGATGacaaaaatttattctaatcatattaaaaagcttaaaacagaGAAATTAGAggcttaccatcaaccaaaaagTTGATGATAGCCCCAAATCAACTATGAAGATTAGAgtttttttagagagagaagagagaaataAAAGAGGCGGCTGGGGTTCTGATTAAAATAAGGTTACTCCTAAAGTATATGATGAATTATTTTGATAAGTACATTTTCAACTATTGAGTTTATCATGAATTATTTTGATAAGTACATTTTCAACTATTGAGTTTATCTTTAACGAAtgataataaatttgattattaatatttattttttctttaataattgaAGAAAATTATGCCAATCTCTTTCTGAGTAATTCTAGCTTCCTCATGATTTCGTGGCGTGATGAACAATTGAATATAtcaataaataaagaatttaaaaatgttAAGTTGTTGATAGTTGAAAAAAAAGGAGTAAGAATTAAGAAGAATGAAGGCATAAGAGTTGGCAATAAAGCCAACAAAGTGACTATAtgtgaattaaaatttttcatttaaattgacaatttttattatcataatGTGTCATTTTCAATAAGAGTATGTTAGTCTTTTAACACAAAAGCTTATAaagagattatttttattaagttgaTTTAATGTAtgcttatttttataaaataattatttaaaattttaaattaatcacttataatattaaaaatattttttataatctttaattaattacttataattttaaagtgatcgtTGGAAATGTCTTGAAGATTTGTTGTAACAAAATACACGTAAACTCAACTGTTCCAATTCCAAATTCCCACCGTCTTTCGCCCACCCACaagattttttccttttttctctcCTTACGTTCGTCATAGAACTATAGAAGTATTTATCATCTCGCCCCTTTTTGCGGTAATTCACAGACAGAAATTTGTTTGATTCCAACGGAAATCCAGTATAGATACTGATAAGGTTGCCAAAATGGCTACTGTAACATGGAGGAGAGCTTAGGCGCCATTAAAGACCATACCAAAGTCGGTCTTGCTCAAATCAACAGTGATTACAAAGTCTTTTTCATTCCCTTTTCCCCCTCTTATTGACTAGTAATTACCctttttttcgatttttatACGCTTAATTGCTACTATAGGATTTGGATGTGGCGATTGTTAAGGCCACGAATCACGTTGAATGTCCTCCCAAAGAACGGCATCTTAGAAGTGAGTTTCTGGGTTTTTACTTCATTTTGTGTCGATCGAtcgttaatttttatttgtaattaatgattttcatttttgtttcagAGATTTTGATTGCTACATCTGCTATCAGACCTCGGGTTGATGTTGTTTATTGTCTTAATGCTCTTGCTCGCCGATTAGCCAAGACCCGCAATTGGACGGTACTGATtcttttattttacaaaattatgtTGTTTTTccgtttttctttttcttgggaCATTTCTCTTTCTCACCTCTGTTTGCATATGGATATGATCATACATTATGGAATTTGGACTATTATATAAGATTTTATTCCATTCTTGCCTTGGGACAAGTTTGGTGTTTCTTTGAAAATGAGAAAAAGGTGTATTGGTAGTGCAAAAAATGCGTGGACAACATGTAATTAAATTTGGATGTGTGGATGAGAATTATAGAATGACTAGGGTCAATTTCGATCAGgacaaatttaaaaagaaattgtAGTTTGGTTTGGTTTTGGAGAAATCAagacaaaaatatgaaaatttgattGTGTGAAGAGAGATTAGATGTGCGGAATAGAATTTCGAAGAAAGTGTTGGCTCATTTTGAGCAAGTTATATAGGCAAATTCAGTAGGATAAAGTGATAAGAAAATGTAGCTAGTTTAAGGGGACGTAGGGAGTAATAGTTTTGGACTATTAGTTAGTGCTATGACTGTTCAATGTATTATGCATTCGGTGTTCAATCTGTAATCTGCAGTTTATCATGAAAATGTTATTTTGCTGATTTATTGTATTGTCCTTCAATATAGATTCCCTTGGTGGGCTTGATAGGATTCTTATGCTGTTTTTTACACCTTGTTGAACAGGTAGCACTTAAAACATTGATAGTTGTGCATAGGTTATTGAGGGAAGGTGATCCAACTTTCAGGGAAGAACTTCTAGCTTTCTCACAGCATGGACGTATACTGCGGCTCTCCAATTTCAAGGATGATTCAAGCCCAATTGGTTGTTCTTTACTCTAGTGTATTCTTGTATCTTGCTCTCTTGTTTCGTTCTTTGTTCCCCTTATGCGactttcttataattttgtGTGTAAGCATGCGACATCTCAATTATGATTTAATAATTGTTGCAGCTTCGGACAGTTCTGCCTGGGTTCGTACTTATGCACTATTCTTGGAAGAACGGCTTGAGTGTTTTAGAGTTTTGAAGTATGTCATTGAAGTTGAGCGTTTGTTAAAACCTGCCGAGGGGCAGGAGAAGGTATGGATTCAATCTTTCATGTTGCAATTGTGGCCTATTTCTTTTGTTAGATGTACTGAGCTTATGGATGCAATATAACAATGAGTCTGAATGGTTGTGTGTACGTTGTACCATATTTTGGCTGAATTGAATAGTAGGTCGATACAAAATGTGGCCTTCTGAAAAAATCTCGAGTACCTCTATGACATTGAGAAACACTAATGGTTACCTCACTTCCACAATCCTAGAATACGAAATTTAAAAATGTGGATGAGGCTCGTCCTTCTGGTACTGAAGTTTGTATCAGATTGGTTCTCTGGTGTTGTTTTCAGTATTGGTTTCAAACGTTGCAATATAGTGAGTTTTCTGTTTGGAGATGGTCATCAGTCTCACCGCTCTTTGCTTTAATTGGATTGTTTTCTGTCTTGTAATGTCTTGTAAATGTGCTGTTGAGTGCCTTTAATATTAAGTGGATATTAAATAAAAGCCTACTCGGATACATCTGTAACATCTATGACCCGtagggaaagggaaagggaaacaGAAAATCTATTTAAAAGTTAGGAACATCATTTCCATGTACCCAAATTGAAGTTTAAACAATAGTTGGATGTGAATAATGGTGCATTTATTTGATAAGACTCATGATTTAAAAATGTATAGCACTACAAATTGCAAGAGTTCAAAGAACAGAGCTCACTCCATACTTTTACTGGTGTAGAGAACCACCAATGTCAACAGATGATATTGGTCTTCAAAAGCGGAGGAGCTGCCTTTTTATCTTGTATTATCCTCACTAGGCTGACTGCCCTTTGTCTCTATGAGTATGATATTGTAATAATCTTTATTTATGTCTTGTGTTTTTCACCCCTTGATATCTCTGTGCTTAAAACTAAACTGCTAAGCTTGAGTTGTTTGATAGAAAGTCAAGGTTTTTAATATGATACCAAATCTTTTCTATAGTGTAGTTACATTTATTATGCAGGCGCTCTTTGAAATACAATGTTTATGTGAGAAGAGTAAACAGTAGTTCTATCTCATAATTTACTTGTGGCCTACACTTAAAACAACACTTCAAGCTATGTATTTAAATAAAAGACAATTAaaactcatttttatttttaacataacaaatgtgaaaacaaaaaatcagatgactttaagtttgaaaatctgaaaattaaaaacaatacgcAGTAATGTAATGCTTCTTTCTTCTTAACAAATATAAACATCAACTCTCGAGTTTTGTTATAAATTCTTAGTGGGAGTTTTATTAGAAAAACTATTACTGCAGGGAAGTGGGAAGAGAGAAGAAAATGTGTGAGAGAAAGTGGGAGGATTGAAGAAAAGGTGAGAAAGTCGGTGAGGAAAgatacttaatatatatatggCGCTCTGCAACTAATGTGACATTTCTTAAAACGTGAAGTTCTGCAACTTAtgattttgctttttaagttcttccccttgtaataacaaagaagTTATTCTGATTGACCGTTGTAAGTGATTTGtctcatttttctttaaaattctGTTATTGTAGTTTGTACCTGTTGTTGAGTGTATTTTGTACTggtatgaaattttaaaaaatgcagCTATTCTAGAAAGAACTAAAGAAGTGTAACCTGCATTTATCTATTTGAAAATACTGCACATTCTCCTCTTCATATGAAATATATATTGATTAATGAGAACATACTTTTTCATACTTCAGTTTTGATCGTTGACCAGGGTTACAGTAGAACAAGGAATTTGGACTCAGATGAACTTTTGGAGCAGTTGCCGGCTTTACAACAATTGCTATATCGTCTAATTGGGTGCCGGGTACGTGGTTTCTCTTTTAGATCTCTCATTTAGTTCGGAATTTGTTTTCTCGAATTTATTTTTCTCTGTTGGCAACCAGAAGGAGCAGCTCTTGGAAATTATGTTATACAGTATGCGCTTGCTTTGGTATGTAGATCTTTTGACTCGTCAACTTTCTTCTCCAGTTTGTCAGTGCTTTTCTAAGCTTTTTCTGCAAGCGTGTGTTTGGAACACACATCCACATACATGATACATCAGTCCAATTGTTATTAATAGTGTTTATGATCAGAAAAAGTTGACTCTTTTGATGTTTTACGGTACTCCACCTTTTAATCTCAGGGTCACAGCTTTTGCAACTGTCATCTACAGGTCCTTTGAATGTGGTTTGGCATTATTCCCCTTAATGCCATGCCCAATAGCTTAGCCTGGAAAGATTGTTTACACATGAGTTCATGAGGAGTTTGTCTAGTAGGGTCATTTATTTTGTGTACCCCAATAAAAAGcttaaatttaagatttttgaacaaattaaaaCATCAGGGTTTGATCTACATCCTTGAGCTGTTCTGTTGGTAAATCTATACTTATGTTTGAAATTTTTACTAAAGATGATTCTTGTTAGATCCTGAATTTCAAAGTTCATGCAAGCATTGCTTAGAAGCATTTTCCTGGAGAATATACAAGCTATTCTTGGCCTTTGTTGACTCAGAAGATGAGTCCGAGTATACCAGGTCTTGATGTTATGCATAGAGTTGAAACCCTTTTGAACCCATATTTTTGTTGAGGTGTATATTGTGAAACTGTCATCTAAGCTGGTTAATAGAGGAACTGCCATTAATCAGAAGGCAACATGTTCATTAGTTTGCTTTGATCACTTTCAAGTATGAGAAGGCGACTTCTTGTATTGCAATTGTGGTAGAAAATAAAGTTTGACGAGTAGCTTTTTCACATGATTGCTATTTATGATAAAGAAAAAGTTTTATTAATGACTATAAGCAGAGGTTACTAGAACACTGATGACGCATTCCTAAAGCTCGGAAAAAGTACTATAAGAAACTCCAATCACTCCTACGAAGATTTACAAAGATTTCCTAACCcataatccaaaaataaatcATTAGCTTTTGACCAAATCAAGGCAAAGTACTCGACTCTCTTCTGAACTGCATCTAACCGAAGAAATCTCTCCGTAGACATTCTTCTATTTCTCTCTATCCAAATGGCCAAAGAATGACAAAGATGCAGTGTCACCAAAAATGACCAAGTTGGCTCTTAGATCCAAGACCCAAATATCTCATTTGATGGAAGGCTCCAATTGTCGAAGGTTCCATCCAAGACTCCAACGATGCTAAATAATTTGCTCCAAATATCCTTTGCAAAGTTGCGTAAGTGATCATTATCTTTCAGGTTTTTAGAACACATTATGCACCATTGTGGATTAATATAAGATTGAGGGCGCCTTTTTGAAGATTCACCAAGATGTTGAGTTTGCCCAAAGCCACGAGCCACGAGAAATCTCTAACTTCAAAGGAAATCTTAGCTCTCTAAATCACTTTGACTGAAGGAAAATGAGGTGGAATATGAGGAtacaaagataaaataaaacgaAAGAAGCAcatgagattttttttaaaaaaagtcaagATTTTAAATCCTCTTATCTGGGTTTGAGGGATGAAAGCTTTCTAGAATGGAGAAGTTCAATAACAGATTCGTAATCTCTTTCAAGAGGGTCATGTTTGGAGAAAATAGACTAATAAATGTGGCCTTTATCATATGAGACATAAAAAGAGGCAACAGCAGCATTAAGTCTCATATGCATATTAGGAAAGATGATTTGAAGAGGTTGGTCGTTGAAGAAAATTACTAATGTCACGGTATGCGACACCTAGCAGTGTTACGACTCATCTCACGGACATCACAATGTAAATTGTTCACTTGATAAAAATTTAGTTTATCGTAGTAATTCAAGTTTtctgaaaaatatattttaatcaaaatttataatagaACTTTTATCGTAGAGTATACTTAAGTGCTCTCAGTGTGAGGTTCTTGGGGTCTGCATGAATTGGCTCAAGACTTGCACAACATAAGCTAGATCTAGTCTAGTGTTGGTTAAGTAGTTGAGTTTGCCTACTATACTTCTATAAAGTGTTAGGATTGTCCAGTAGGGTACCTTCTTGAGCAGATAGTTTGAGATTTATAGGCAAGGGTGTTGTGTTCTCCTTTCTGTTGAATTCAACCTCATCAATAATTCCTTAGTAAACTTATTCTGTGATAGAGTGATGCCATTAGGAAAATAGTTAACCTCTATTCCTAAGAAGAAGTGCAATCTTCCTAAGTCTTTTATACTAAAGGAATTTTGTTAAAAAGCCTTAGTTTCCTCAATTTTTTGATGGTTGTTGCCAGTCAATATaatgtcatctacatatatagCTAAGATGGTGATGTGATGACCTTGTTTCTTGATGAAAAGGGAATAATCATTCCTTGATTGAGAATAACCTTGTAATGATaatttttgtgttaattttgCAAACCATTGCCTAGATGCTTGCTTAAGTCCATATAAGGATTTCTTAAGCTTGCATACTTTTCCTTTTGCCTTAGCGTATCTTGGTGGAGGATCTATGTACACCTCTTCTTTAAGCTCTCCATGCAAAAAGGCATTGTTGACATCTAATTACTATAGGGTCCATTTTCTGTGGGCTGCTACTGAAATTAGGCACCTAATGGTTCTACTGGTGAAAAAGTTTCTTCATAATCTGTACCAAATTTTTGGTTGTACCCTTTTGCAACCAATCTAGCCTAGAATCTCTCAAGACTCCCATCTGATTTGTATTTCATTTTGTAGACCCATTTACAGCCTATTGCTTTCTTTTCTGTAGGCAATGTTACTAAATCCCATGTTTTATTTCGTTCTAATGCGTTGATCTCTTTGTCCATTGCTATTTGCCAAGCTGAATTCTTTATGGCTTCTTTGTAGTTTTTAGGTTCTTGATGTGTGTTATTCTATTGATTTTGTGAGTACTTACTCATTGTTTTGCTTTCTACTATGCCACACCAATGTTGGCTATTATTGTAATAGTAATCAGTGAGGTGTGCAGGAGGTCTGCATACTCTTTGTGACCTTTTGATATTATCTATATTTGGTGAATGCTCATGTTCTGTATTACACCTTTGCTCTTCTGAAGTCTCTGTTTGTTCTAACGCATTTCCTGTTTCCTCTGTATGCTCATGTGTGACAGAGGTAAGGTCTATGTCTTGGTCAGTAAGATAGGGATATATTTCCCAATCTTGACCAGGGCTATCAATATTATTAACGCATTCAATTAGATTTTCTGGGGTTAGGTTTTTGGGGTTAAACCGGGTCAAAGATGTGGGGTAGGTAAAGAAACGGGTAGTTTTAGTTGGAAATTATGTTTGAGCAATTCGGACTGTGGGCTTAAAACATGTAGTGAAACTTTTAGTTATTATGGTTAAAAATACATGCCAATAAGAGTGATTGCGACAtcttttttaaggaaaaaaattgttgttatggttaaaatattaacttaataTCTATCAAATAACAAATTGAaagcatttaaaaaaaattgtgccacgtagaaaaaaaaaaaaaaaaagaactcaatttttttttttaaataaggaCAAGTACAACTGAATAACTACTTTCTATATCCTGGTCACTCTCCAAGTGCCCCCTTTGAATTGACGACCATGACAagctgattttaattttttattctaatctcCATGAAATATCTAGAAATATAGTTTAGTATTTCAGTTCAATATGTCCCCACAAAAGTACCTTAATAaagttttatgatttatttattataatttcacTCACTTAAAAAGTGTCACTACGTTATTAGACTTTACCCCACTTGTATTAAAACAGCTGGGACCAATTCAAACCTTTTGAAGATTGGAACCTCAGTCGAACTCCCCCTTCCATTACCATTTTCATTATCAACCTTACAACCACCAAGGCACCAGCTGTATCCTTTGTATCCTCCGTGTTTACGGTTTTCCCTTAGATTTCGACAAAAATGAAGTACACCACTTTTCTTAGTGTTCATTATATCCATAGGTATATATATCCCCTTATTTGTGTTCATATTTTATCCAACACTAAACTACTTATAACTACACAATCCAATTTACATCACATACAACAACAAATTGTCCAACACTATTACTGCTATCATACACAAAGCCAAATTTTGATTATATCTGTAAACTAATTGTCCTTCGCACACACATAGTTCAGCTACTATCATACATCACACTCATCATTTTCCAAGAAGAAATTCAACTTCGTCCACACATAACTCAACCTTATAAAGATACTTATATTTGAAGATATGGATATCTTTTATAATAACTATGGATCACCATATGAAGGTATGAGCCCCCCTTCAACAGATGAAGAGGGGCTCATGCTGGCATCAGAGAACCCGAAGAAACGAGCGGGTAGAAAAAAGTTTAAGGAGACACGACACCCAGTTTACAGAGGTATCCGTCAGAGAAACTCAGGTAAGTGGGTTTGTGAAGTCCGTGAGCCTAATAAAAAAACTCGAATATGGCTGGGGACATTTCCCAAGGCTGAGATGGCTGCACGGGCCCATGATGTGGCGGCCATGGCTCTGCGTGGCCGTAACGGCGCGTGTCTCAACTTTGCAGACTCTGCGTGGCGACTGCGTGTTCCTAGCTCTACTGATACTAAGGATATTCAGCGTGCTGCGGCTGAGGCGGCAGAGTGTTTTAGGCCTCAACCACCTGCTGTGGAGGGGGAGACGGTGGTTGGCATGGAGGCGCAACCGACCGCGAACACCAGTGGTGGTGGTGAGAATGTTTATTACATGGACGATGAGTGTGGTACACCGGGGTTTTTAGCTGATATGTATCAAGGTATGGGAATGCTACCCCCTCCAAATTTAACTGGTTGGAGCAACAGTTACGATGACGAAGATATGGGTTATGGAGGTGGTGATTTGCCATTATGGAGTTATTCTATATAATTATGAAAGTTAATTACGATTAGTGTATTGAGTTTAGGTTATTGTACTTTAATTTGTAAAAAGAAGATAATTTCTCTGTTTATAATTAATgattagtgtattattaattaaaacaaacatatatttgtttgttttaattaaaaacaacaGAGTATTTTATTGGGAAGTGAAGTACTCTGTTGTTAGTTGGCCTTAACCGAATTTTTGTGGGTACGGCAAGTAATCAGTTATTTAGT
This region includes:
- the LOC130821114 gene encoding dehydration-responsive element-binding protein 1B-like, with amino-acid sequence MDIFYNNYGSPYEGMSPPSTDEEGLMLASENPKKRAGRKKFKETRHPVYRGIRQRNSGKWVCEVREPNKKTRIWLGTFPKAEMAARAHDVAAMALRGRNGACLNFADSAWRLRVPSSTDTKDIQRAAAEAAECFRPQPPAVEGETVVGMEAQPTANTSGGGENVYYMDDECGTPGFLADMYQGMGMLPPPNLTGWSNSYDDEDMGYGGGDLPLWSYSI